Below is a window of Vicugna pacos chromosome 20, VicPac4, whole genome shotgun sequence DNA.
TGGGGGAGGGGAACAAGTAGAAGTGACCGAGAGGGAAGGGCTGCCCTTTAGGACATCCCTCCTGGTCTCAGGGACCCTGTCACTGAGAAACAGTGTCTTCTCGATCCCACAGGATCAGCTACTAGCCTCAACCCATGAGGAGTCCAGCCACTCACGCTCCCCATTTCTGAATGTTCTTTCAGCTGCCAGGGCTGCCTGACACAGTCAATGCTTAGTAAAGTTTAGCCCCCTTGCTGCTCCCTCCATCCCACCGCCAACCCTTGCTCGGCTCCCACCCCTGTTCAGCCCGCCTGGTCAGACTGCCTCGTCTCAACACAACTCTAATCTTGTCCAAGTCTGGGTCGTGGCCACCACCTGCTCCGTCCCTCTGCTGGCCCATGCCTCCCTTCGCTGCCCTCCAACCTTTGCATTCGGCCCTCTTGACAATCTTTCTGTCTTGAGTCTTCAGGGTGCTCCAGGACCCTGTGGATCTGCAGGTGCGAATCTGCGCAGGGTACGGGTAGAAGCCAGAAGGGCACATGTACTCCAGTGTCTGCCCCTCCTTGAGCAGCCGAAAGGAGCCACCTTTGATCTCTACTCCCTCCAGAGAGCAGGTGCTCTGGGGCCCAGCCTCAGGCAATGGCGTCATGCTCGCACCTAAAGAGGAAGGCCCGTGAAGCCCAGGCTCACAAGGCCAAGGAGGGATCctgggggcagcaggagggagcctGTGAGGGCACTTACCTCCAGACAAGAGGGCCAGGATCAAGGGGGCTAGGCAGGGTCGGCAGCTGCGACTGCTCCCCATGGCTTTGGAAGacagggagaagctggggctGCGGGCAGGACGGCCTGTCTCAGCTTCTGCTATGTGTCTGCTTGGCGGGCTTTTCCAAGCTGAAGCTCCAGACCTGGGCTGTGTCACgcgcccttcccctgccccccacaACCTCCAGCCTTTTATGCAACCTGTGTTCTGGCGCCTGCTGTTCGCCCCACCCACCCTACCCACATCACTTTCCGGAATGTCCGAGCGGGAGGGCCCCCCTCTGAGCTGCCAGTCAAGGAAACAGAAACTGCAAAATCCCACCTTTGGCTGCCCAGGATCCAGGATTCTTCCTGTCAACACCTCCTCTCAGCCTTCGTTCCTTCCCAACAAGCCCCCTACCCCTTAGGGACCAGACACAAGGCCCTCACTGGTTCCCCTGTTGACTCTGTTAGGGAGCAGAGTCCAGCCATTGTTTGTCCAGAAGGGTCTCTGACCTGCCTTCTTGCAGTTCCTGGAATCATTCTGGCTTTTCTCTCCCCACAGGACCCAGGTAGAGGCACAGATAGATGAGGAAATCattgatttttattaatttcataaCTGGGAAATTCCATGTGAAAGTGAAAGGAGAGAGTGAGCCAAGTAAACCCGAGGATGGGCTCTGCGCCGGCAGGAGCCCTGGGGATTCCCCGGCTTGCATGTGCCGCTGGCTGCCTTGCCTCCGGTTCCTAGAGGCAGGGGTTTGCGCAGAGCAGGGAGTGGGGATGGGTCACGGAGACCGAGGGTGAAAGTTGAAAGGTAGGAAATGGGAGAGATGGCAGGTCCTGGCAGGACAGCAAAGGCCTCGGTGGCCATGATTAGAGGGGCAAAAAGTTCAGGACGCCCTCCAGGTGCTGCCTCAGCCAGGGCTGCAGGCGGAAGAGATTGATGTGGAAATCTCGTGGTGGTGGGATCCTGCCACGGGGGGCCTTTCTGCGGGAGTTTTTATTGGAGCTGCCACAGGGGTTGTAGAGACCCCAGCTTACCAGGCCCACCTGGAAAAAGGAGAAGATGGGGTGGGAGGCTGCCCCAGCCCTAACTCCAAGCCCCAACCTCCCTGGATTCTCCAAAGGCCTGCCTCTTCCCCCAAGGTCAAGATCCCGTAACTCCAGACCCATGAgcatcccccttccctcctcacctGAAAAAACCTGAATCTCCGCTGAAGGAAAACTGCTCCCCCAGATTCTCCTGCCAGAAAAGAGGGACAAGAGACTGTCATCCTGACTTTCACCATTGCATCAGGGCAGTGCACTGGTGTCCTGGTACACGTGCCAGCCACAGGGACACAGGTGGCCTTCCCCTTGGGAATCCAGGTTCCAGGATGAGGGTCGAGAAGTGGGTGGGAGGGGCTCACCCTTGCAGGGATTGTCATCCTCCTCAGTCCCACTGCATAGAAACTGGTCTGTCACCACCTCTCTGACATCTGTCAAGTTGGGGAATGTGACTTTGTCTTGAGAGACGACCTGGATACAGTTTTTCCACTGCAGTAGGGGTGGAACAGGACAGAAGGATGGCATGAGCAGGCCCAGGGGACAGCTGGCAGTGCAGCTAGGTCTGGGAGGAGCAGTGACTTGGGGTCAGATGGAGAAAGCAGCCCAAGCTACAGGATGAAGAGAGATGTTCCAGGAGCTACCACAGGGGAATCCCATCCCTGCACAGCATCCCGGACCTGAGACACTCACCTTTGACCCTGTCTTGAGGTTAATGTTCAGCTTGCTCCCATTCAAGGCCACAAAATGAGCAGGAATGCTCATCTGGTTCAGAAGTTCCCTCTCTGCCGTCAAGGAAAAGGATGTCAGTTCTGATCTCTTTACTTAGCATCCAGACTCTTGACTTGGGGGCTGCCGCACAGCCCACGTCATCACCCCAAGCCCCGGTCCCTGGGTCCTCACGCACCCTGAGCCCGGCACTCACCATGGTCTTGGCAGGTGCTGCCCGGAGGTCTCCGCAGAGCCAGATTGGCCCCCACCGTGCAGGGAAGGCAGATGGgcctgaagagaaggagaagtgTCACACAGGCCCATCCTTGGTGTCCCCTCCTCCGGGCGCCCCAGAGCACTCACTCTGGGGGCGCCCTCCCATCCCAGACTTCGGCACCTGGCGTGGGTAGACATCTTCACTTTCTGGGCCAGCTTTAGCAGGGCAATGTCATTGCCATAGAACTCCGGGATTCCCTGGTTCTTCTTGGAATAGACATTGAACTCCGAGGAGATCACTGCCTTCTCAATTTGGAATTCTTTGCCCCACTTGGAGTTGGGATCCCCTGAAAACAATATGGCAGATTAGGCTGGACCAGGGCTCCTGAAGGGGCCAGAGGCTAGGGACAAGGGGTGGGAGCTCTGGCTGCAGGGTCGGGACGCTGGTGCATGCCCTGCCTTACCCACACTGACCCTCCACAGGGAGCGGTCCTCGGCCTGGCGGAAGCAGTGAGCAGCTGTCAGGACCCACTGgtctgagatgagcgccccccgGCAGGTCTCCTGGCTCTTGGGCTGCAGGAGAACAGGTGATCTTCAGGGACTGCTGTGTCTCTGGCCCATGGCCACTGTCACCTCTGGGATCCAAGCCCCATCCCTCCTTCCTGGTACCTTAATAGTGACATGCCAAGGTGTCCTCTCCTGGGCAGAGGCATTGGCAGACATGTTCCCTACCCCACAGATGGTGTCCGTGAGCTGGGAAACATCTGTGGATGTGAGGAGCAGatggggaaggaggcaggtgaGGGGTGCTGTGAGCAGTTGCCAACCTGGACCCTTGGCCGGTTCCACTCTGGGCACCCCACTCAGGAGAGGGTGAAGCACACTCACCCAGCATGTGCTCAAAGACCTGGCTCAGAGCCTTCGTGTCCTTCAGAATGAAGGCATGCCTCTCACCATCCTTCTTGGACCCCAGCTCATTCAGTTCTCTCCAGTCCACATCCAGGTTGCCCACGCCAATGGCATAGATGTCTGATAGGGAGGAAGAAATCACCAGAATCTTGTGGCCAAGGGGCTACCCTGTTGCATAGGAGGCTGTAATTTGGAACTCGCTGTGCCCCACATAAGGAGGACTCCCTTGCCCCCACTACCTAACTGACCTCATTACCCACTACTCCTCACCCTTCgctctctcccagccacatggccTCCTTGAAGCTCCTCAAATTGGTGGGCACACTCCCACCTCAGGTCCTTTGCATGAGCTGCGCCTCTGCTTGGTTCACGCCTCCCCTAGACTTCCCACGTGGCTCCCTCTCTGAACTTCTTAAGTCTTGACTCAAATGTCACCAtctcagtgaggccttccctGGTCTCCTTATCTAAAACTACAATGGCCCAGAGACTTCCACCCACTCCATTTCATTTTATACCTTAGTACATGTCACTGTCTATCATGCGATATGGTTTccttcttattttgtttaatgCCTAGAGTGGGTAGAATGGTGTCCCCCACAAAAGGtatgttcaagtcctaacccccagtacctgtgaCTAATAATAGGGAAATAGAATGTCTTTTTGGCTATAatcagttaagatgaggtcaccctggattagggtgggcccagCCTGATGCCTTTATAAGAACAGGGGACTCTAGACACaaaaacacagagagagaaaaccaTGTGACAACACagagaaaccctcagggaagaaggTGACataaagacagaggcagagattgggtGATCCtgctgcaagccaaggaaagtCCGGAGCTGCCGGAAACTGGGGGAGTTAAGGACAATGTTCCactagagcctccagagggagcatggccctgctgacaccttgaccttggtATCAGCCAAGTCTGTATTATCTGctgccctaggaaactaacacattgcCCCCTCCAGAGTGACATCCCCATGCAAGCAggcattttcttctgttttgttcacaGCTGTATCCTTAGAACATGCCTGGCCCAGGAGAGGCTCTTAGCGAGGACTTTTAAATGACTACATCGATAAAAAGAACCTATGATGTAGCGTTCAAAACTggtcttcctctgtaaaatgtagGCTCTGGGAGGGGGCCCCCGAGCCATCTCTTCCCCCTGGAGAACCTGGGTCCACACAACCATCCACACCAGCCTCTGAGCACATGTGGGTGCCAATCAGAAACTGCCTTGCAGTGGCTCAAAGAGTCCTGTCTTCTCCCATCCTTTATACCCCTTACAGTCCTTTTTTGCAGTTATGATAGGAACTGGACAATTGTCAGGCCCCACATGttttctttgactatttcccttcAGTTTCTGCTTCTTTTTAATAAGATGCTTTCAAGCATTTAACCTTGGCCCAGTGATGCTAAGGAGTTAGGATGTAAAGTTGGGCTTTTGCCTTCCTTAGGTCAggggagtttttgtttttcttttataaatttttaaaatatcgttCTTTTTTgtcccttccagttttattgagacgcagttgacatacagcactgtgtactttttttttttttttggaggaaggtacgggggaggtaattagggtttgttttgttttgtttcgttttgttttatggaagtactggggattgaatccaagaccttgtgcttgctaggcacgctctctaccactgagctacctgCTCCTCCAGGTCAGGGTTTTGAAGAGGAATCTGTTTACTCATAAAGGGCAAATGGAGTGAGAGGCATGAACAGAAAAGAGAGGTCCCAAGGGGAAAGTAAAACTTGGGGCCTTAAAACCAGCTGCCCTCCCTTATCTGGAGCTTTTCTCTTTGAAGTTTTTTTCTGGTCAAAGGTCAGTGCAATTTTTGTTTAGTCTGAATTAAAGGAATTGTTTTAGAGACTGCAACTGCCAAAGCCTTCGTTAGTTATGTGCACTGCTCTAAGAGTGCCTGGGACAGTCCTCACAAGGGGTCCAGGCCTCTTCTTCCGGGAGAGGCCTGTGGAACATAAGACGATGGGAAAAAACCACGACGATGAGGATGATGATGGTGCCGCTGACGTATACCGAGTTTCTCTGTGACAAGCGATGTCTGAGCGTTCGCCTTCATCGGCCTCTGAGGCAGGTCCTTATACTGGCCCCTCTTACAAATAAAACACTACCCACAGCCACAGCCAGTCGAAGATGAATCCAAGGTTGAAACCACAGGCAGTTTGACTAGACTCCAGTGTGACAGTCGGCTGCCTTCATACAGAACAACCCAGCTTGGGGTCTCAATAGAAAGAAAACCAAGAGGCTGGAGCCCCTGGCAGTGGGCCTCGTGCCCCCTGCAGGGCAGCACAGGTGGGCCGGGGGCGGAGGCTCACCCAGATAGTCAGTCCTCTTCTGGTTGATGTTCAAGATCTCTTTGATGTTCTCAACAGCTGGCTTTGGAGAGCCACCCATGTTGGACTTGCCTAGAACGAGGAGGGAAAGAACTGTCCGTCTGGGTGGATGTATGAAGGTTCCCCACAGCCCTGGAGGAGTGAGGAGGCCTTCATCCCGGGAATCTCCACACTTACACACCATACTCGAGTTTCAAGATTCTGAAATTATTTACTGAAATTCTTTGGCTCTGGGCCAGGAGCTCCATATACTTTGCCTCATTTCATTCTCATGAAACCCCAGGAAATGAGGGTATCCTTACTTTATAGACAAAAAAACTGATTTCTAGAGGGGCTGTGTAATTTGGACAGAATCAAGAGATAAATGGCAGAGCCCAGATCCACCACCCAGTCTGCCCTTCCATCCATGCCCCTTGACATCACTGGTCCAGAGCCACGCCTCCCCATCCAGCACACTCTAGGTGACCTCTCAGGTAGTAACAATAGCTAACACTTAACAGTCTCAAAGCACTTTTACATATACTACTTAAGTTGCTCTTCATAAAAACTGTAAGGGAAGGAGGACAGCTACCATGACATCACCACCACTGTTATGGTGGTCATTACCATCATCATTAACACTATTCCTACTTTATAAACAAGAAACGGAGGCCAGAAGTGGCAGTGGGAGAACCATACTGCAGGTCTTCTGACCCCATGAGCCTGCTCCTTCCACGTGCCGGACTCACTCACCATCGGTCAGAAGGATGATGGCGTGTCGGATTTCCTGCCAGGCCACCGTGTTCATGCCAAGGCGTTCCATTTGGTTGTTCATCATGTTATAGACACTATTTAGAGCCTTGTAGATGTTGGTTCCAGTTCCATTTTCATGGTCTGGAATATGCAAAGACGAAAAGCTCTCTTAGAAACTTCCTGCCTgccacctgggagaagggaatgaCGCCATTTCCCCAAACACTGGAAATGCATATATCAATTGGGGTGATAAACTCAGACCTTTGATATCCAGTTAGATATTGCCTGTTTAAACATGAAAAGCCTTTCcccttacaaatgtttattgcaTAACCCCACTAAAGGCCACTCTAAAGTCCCAAGATTCAAAGATGGGGTTTCCAAAGAACTTGGGTTGTTTTAGCCATCTGCTAGCTACCACTCCCGTGGTTTCACAGTGGCACAGGGAGACTATGAAAAGCAGACCATGTGGTTCTGGCATCAGGAAGGAGCTGACAACATGCACGGTGCATGTGGACATGCAGCATGTCCGAGAAAGCCATGTGTTGGTAGGAGCTGGGACTCCCCCACCAGGAACCTGACTTGGAAGCCACCCCCACCTGAGGAACTTTAGTCCCAGAGCCCTGGGACTTGAATGCCACCAAGAGGCCTCACTCTCTAACTTGTCTAGAATCAGCTGGCAGCTACAGAGAGCTCATCCCCGCCCCACTCCTGTCACTGTCACTGGATGACATCATACCTTTATAGTTGGCATTTTCCAGACTGTTGGCCACTTCAGTCACATCCCGGGATTTGTCGCTCAGAACTGACATGATGATTTTGGGTTTTGATGCAAAGGTGATGATGGCGACACTAACATTGATCTCAAAGCTGAAGATCTGAGAAAGGGAAGTGAGAGGTAGCGTGAGGGTCCCCAGAACCAAAAGGGAGATGGTAAGAGAGCCGCAAAGGGCCCTGGAGGAGGCCGAGAGCCTGGACGGAGACTGACAGACACAAGGCCTTCAGGGGTCCCTTCTTGGGAAACAGCTGCTTGAAGAAGGCTCCTGACATTTGCTGGTCCTGTCTACTCTTTGACAGGTTCACTCTTCATTTATTCTTCACATCAATGCTGTGAGGGGGTCGTGAGGGTCCTTATcatatagatgaggaagctgaggcccgtTATGTCACCCCAGATCACACCACTGGCAAGAGGTGGAGGTGGAATTTGAACCTATCAGCACATTTCTGTCGCATTTTGCAGCCTTCATGGTTTAGTGAATCACTTAAGTTACTTTCTTAAGAAAGATACTACGGCGTACAAAAGCTGCCTTCTTTAAAATGTAGCTAGGAGGAAAAACATTTATCTACACAAACTATTGTGAAAAGCATAATTACCAAGCACAGTCTTGGCAAGGAATCTGAACCAATGGCTTCCAAGCTCTCCTGCTCATGCGTCGCATCAGTAAAAACATTTTGAGCACATCCCtcaacatacacatatgtatttataatgtACACTCATATTTATAAAGTGTATCACTATTCAaatatagtatacatattttaaaacctaaacaaaatattgaaaacttttaaaaagttttaaatattaagtTGTTAATATAAGTTAAATTGCAACTATTCAATACGGAGACCAGTATTTTCCAGCCACATCCTGGTGGATTATTTTGGGTACCTCTCTGTGAAGACCTCTATTCTAGATGATTAAATCCTGGAAAGTGGGATCTCAGCCTTGTTCATCTTTGGGGTCCCCCAGCACCCAAAACAGGGCCTCACATATATAGCCCAATAGTGTTTGTGGAATGAAAAATAGGATCCTATAAATTAAAGCCATGATTCCTGCATGGCATGCATATAATCCGGGaagacttcttggaggaggtgggcTGTGAGTGTGATtctgaggaaaggaaggagaccGAGAGAGACAGCGAGCGCAGGAAGTCCTCTGTGCATGGGCTCCTATTTCCTGACCCTGTCCACCACGTGGGAGGAACTGTCCTTGAAGACTTTGAAGTCCTCTTCTGACACACTCTGAGAGGCATCCAGAAGCAGATAGAGGTTCAAGTGACCCGAACGCTGGATTTGTATTTTTCGGCCCAGGTTTTCTGGGAGGAAAGTGGAAAGGGCAGATTCagatctccccctcctccttgctttcttaCCAGGCCTCTTTGCCTCCCCGCCGGTCATCTCAGCCCCTAGGAAGCACGCCCTTCCCCAGCAGCCTGCCGCCCCCTCCTGGAGAACTCACCATTCTTCTTCTGGGTGGGATTGGTGGATTCAAGGAGGTGGGACAAGGAGGTGCCTAGGGCGGGGGCCACATCCTCAGGAAAGTCATAAGAGTAGGGCTCTGTAGGAAGAGCCACCAGGTCAGCCAGGGCCGGGTCAGTGGCCAGGAGTCTCAGGAGGATCAGAATAGCTACTTACGGCGGCAGATGGGCTCCGTCCCACTCCAGACCCCACTGTCCTGGCACTCCCGCTCCACAGAGCCTGTCAGCACCAGATTCAAGGAGCAGTGGTATCTGACCTTGTCCCCAAGGCCAAAGCGGGACCCTGTCCGCACCGCACCCACGGATATGCCCGGGTTGGGGCAGTGGCTGGCtgcaaggaacaaagaaaaatgGAGGTGAGCCGGGACGCCTCCTCAGCCTCTAAATGCTGTttctccaccctctccctccaGGCTCTTCCTCCTCCAGAGCCTCAGAGGCTCTTGGGTCCCATGGCCTCTCCCTTGGGAGACACGTGCCTCCCAGGCATGTGGATGGAAAACCTGAAGTAGGGGGAGATGTTTAAAACTCAgtagcctcaaaaaaaaaaaaaaaaaagaactcagtaACCTCAGTTTCCAGCTAAAGTATCCCACTTCCAACACAGAGAGTCGGCCTGCACCCACCCCAGAGCCCCAGGGAAGATGCTGGCTGAGAAGCCCCGCCCTTCCACAGAGATTGTTTGCAAACAATGAGACAACACTCCACACCCACTGAAATGGCTGAAACTAAAAAGATGGGTAATTCCAAGTGTCAGAGATGATGTAGGACAGACAACCTGAGCTGTTACATTGCTGGAGTGTCAATTGGGAATCTGTTTGCAGCCTCCACTAAAACAAAACATCTGCCAACCTATGACCCAGTAATTGCACTCCTAGGTGTCATGCTCAAGAGAAACAAGCGTCTAGGTGCACCCGCAGTCATGTGCAAGGACATGCATAGCACATagagccaaaaactggaaatagcCCAAATGCCCACCAACAGAAGAATGCATAgataaattataatattttcgTATAATGGAAACACacagcaactgaaaaaaaaaaaccaaactgctGAAACACAGGAAAACATGGATACATCTCCCAGGCAGAATGTTGACTAAAGGAAGCCAGTTGCAAAACAGCACGTGCGTATGAGTCCACATGTGTGAGGCGTAAGAATAAGCTAAACTCATCCACGGAGGCAGAGGTCCGAAGAGTGGTCACCTTATGGGAGAGAACAGGAGGAGCCTCTCGAGGTGATGGGCACTCGGTCTTGGGTGATTACATGGGTGGACACATGTATAAAAGCTCCTCAAGCTGACTAGTTAAGATTTCTATGTTTTAGGTAGATTAAACCTCCATgttcaaataaattatatttatgtttGAATAAATGATCAAGGGTGTAACTAGGGGGCCAACTAGGAAGTCTGGGTACCAGGTGAGGTCCTGGTCCTGCCATCTTGTGGACTCTTGAGTCTTCTGTATTATGTACTCAGAACAGTGACCCCGGAAGCTCCCCAAACCCAGGGGTCCCAGGAGCCCTGCTTCAGTCGAGCAGAGCTGGTTGTCTTTCACAGGGGCAGGAATGACCATGACGGAAGTATATGTGGAGCTTATTAGATCCTAGAGACTGTTCCAGACGCAACTCACTTGATCCACCCAGCACTCCCAGGCAGTCGGTACTcttactatctccattttacatatggggaaactgaggcatagcgAGGTTAAATAACTAGCCCAAAGGCTACCAAAATCAGAGCTGGGCTTAGAACCCAAACTGGCTCCATTCGCAAGGACCTAAGCACAAACTCGATTGCCCTCAGCGCATCCTCCCTGCAATAGCCCTGGGGGCCTGAAAACCAATCTGGCTTTGAGGcatttgcagaagccagatagaGAATGTGGAGCCTTTTGTCAGATCTGAAGCTTAGCACCAACTGCCTTGGGCCAGGGTCCCCACAAGCCGGAGATGTGTGACCTATAGACCTCAATTTACCAAAATCCAGGAATGTGATTTTGGCACCAGAAGCACAAGGTCCTTGTCCCCACAGAGGCTCCCTGGGCACACATCTAACTCCAGGACTCCCGGGAGACCCCCGCCCCATGCAGCCATCGGTCAGGGCACTCACCACCGTTGTCACACACGGCCGTCTCCCCATCCCACATGCCATTGGGGCGACACTGCCGCACAGGCGAGCCCCGAAGTGTGAAGCCATCCTCACATTCAAAGCTCAGGTTGCCGCCCACAGGGTGGGACCCCAGCCGTGGGGTGTACACACCGTTCTCAAAGGAAACAGGGGCTGGACAGCGAACAGctggagggagagacagggaTGAGACGGGGGATGGATGGATAACACTTGGGCTGGACACCAAGTAAGTGACATTCAGCTTGGATGCCTGGGAAGAGCCAGCTGGTTGTCAAAATATTAGGTTGATGCCCATGAAATTGCTACTTTTGGCAATTGGCTGAATATTGGCAATTTCACACCAACCTAGTAGATTGAAATACAGCCACTTCTCTCAGCCCCTGaatgccacagccaccccagcccctcccctgggaTCCTCATGAGTGGGTGACTAAAGGGGTGAAGCCTGGCACAACAGGGGACTCCAGGATCATTCAGCAGCCACTCTGAATGGTCAGCACCATGCAGTGGattgttaagtattttaaaaatcatccctGGCTTTAGTTCCCCACAATCTCCATCAGAGCCTGCCTCCAATGCTTGGCTGTGGGCAGTTGACATTTTCCCACTATTTTGAAAAGCTTCTTAGCCATCCTATCTAGTCAGGTTAAGCCCCACCCCAGCAACTCCTAAATAGAAGTCCTGGGTGGGGGG
It encodes the following:
- the C2 gene encoding complement C2, giving the protein MDPLMAVLCLLSLYPGLATAAPSCPQNVNISGGTFTLSNGWAPGSVLTYSCPLGRYPFPVASRLCRSNGQWQVPRATRVTKVVCKPVRCPAPVSFENGVYTPRLGSHPVGGNLSFECEDGFTLRGSPVRQCRPNGMWDGETAVCDNGASHCPNPGISVGAVRTGSRFGLGDKVRYHCSLNLVLTGSVERECQDSGVWSGTEPICRQPYSYDFPEDVAPALGTSLSHLLESTNPTQKKNENLGRKIQIQRSGHLNLYLLLDASQSVSEEDFKVFKDSSSHVVDRIFSFEINVSVAIITFASKPKIIMSVLSDKSRDVTEVANSLENANYKDHENGTGTNIYKALNSVYNMMNNQMERLGMNTVAWQEIRHAIILLTDGKSNMGGSPKPAVENIKEILNINQKRTDYLDIYAIGVGNLDVDWRELNELGSKKDGERHAFILKDTKALSQVFEHMLDVSQLTDTICGVGNMSANASAQERTPWHVTIKPKSQETCRGALISDQWVLTAAHCFRQAEDRSLWRVSVGDPNSKWGKEFQIEKAVISSEFNVYSKKNQGIPEFYGNDIALLKLAQKVKMSTHARPICLPCTVGANLALRRPPGSTCQDHERELLNQMSIPAHFVALNGSKLNINLKTGSKWKNCIQVVSQDKVTFPNLTDVREVVTDQFLCSGTEEDDNPCKGESGGAVFLQRRFRFFQVGLVSWGLYNPCGSSNKNSRRKAPRGRIPPPRDFHINLFRLQPWLRQHLEGVLNFLPL